Below is a genomic region from Candidatus Binatia bacterium.
GTGGTGACAAGGGGCAGAGTCCAGCACGGGCTCTGGCGGGACTCTTTGGGCAGCTGCATCCGCACGACTACAACGCCATCACGGCGTACATCGCCCGCAACGAAACGCACGCAAAGCTGCTGGAAGAGCTGCGGCTGAAGATTCGCGACGCGCAGCGCATTGCGACGACCGTCGGCTTCGGGCCGCGCTTCCTGCATTCGACCGGACAGCTCCATAAGGGCGGCCCGGATACGTGCGTCGTGCTGCAGATCACCGCCGACGACCCCGACGATCCGATGATCCCCGGCATGAACGTCGGGTTCCGCACGCTGCTCGCCGCGCAGGCCCTGGGCGATTGGATGTCCCTGGACAAGCGAAATCGGCGGGGCGTGCGCGTGCACCTCAAGGGCGCCGTGGAGCCGGCGCTGCGCGCGCTCATCGATGCGGTGGACGAAGCGCTGGCAGTACGAGCGTAGGAAAGGAAGCGACATGCAACTCGGGATGGTCGGGCTCGGCAAGATGGGCGAATACATGACGCAGCGCCTGATCGGAGGCGGCCATAAAGTGGTCGCGTACGATCGCGATCCGCAAGCCGTTGCGAGGGCGGCCGGGGACGGCGCTACGGGTGCGGACAGCCTCGCCGACATGGTCGCGAAGCTGACGGAATCGCCGAAGGTGGCGTGGGTCATGGTGCCCGCAGGTACGCCGACTGACGATACGATCCACGCGCTCGCCGACGCGATGGGCAGCGGCGCCATTATCATCGACGGCGGCAACAGCAATTATAAAGATGGCCTGCGTCTCTACGCGAACTGCAAGGCCAAAGGCGTCTCGCTGATCGACGCCGGAACAAGCGGCGGCGTCTGGGGGCTGCAGGAAGGCTACTGCCTCATGGTCGGGGGCGACGACGCCCCCGTGAAACACTGCGAGCCGATCTTCCTCACGCTCGCGCCGCCGAACGGCTACGCGCACGTGGGGCCGCCAGGTGCCGGCCACTTCTCCAAAATGGTACACAACGGCATCGAGTACGGACTGCTCCAGGCCTACGGCGAGGGATTCGAGATCCTCAAGGACTCCCGGTACGACTACGACCTCGGACAGCTCGCCGAGCTCTGGACGCACGCGAGCGTCGTGCGCTCGTGGCTTCTCGAGCTGCTGGTTCTGGCGTTCAAGCAAGATCCGGATCTCAAAGACATTCGCGGCTACGTCGAGGACACGGGCGAGGGCCGTTGGACAGTAGAGGCGGCGATCGACGAGAACGTGCCGGCGCCAGTCATCACCCTTTCGCTGCTCGCGCGCATGGCGTCGCGACAGGACGAGTCCTTCAGCGCGAAGGTCGTTGCGGCGCTGCGCAACCAATTCGGCGGGCACGCCGTCAAGAGCGAGGCGCATGCCTGACGATAAGCTCGCGACGGCGACGCGCTCGACGGGCGACGGCGCCGCCGTCAATCCGCTGCGCGAGGGTCTAGTGTCGGATCGCATCACGAACCCGTGCAGCGCCGTCTTCTTCGGCGCCAGCGGCGATCTGTTCAAGCGTATGCTGCTGCCGGCCGTCTACGCGATGCGCTTGAACGGGACGCTCCCGACGGACTTCGCCCTCGTCGGCTTCGCGCGTACAGCGTACGACAACGACGGCTTTCGCGCGTACTGCCGCAAGCAGCTCGAGCTCTTCATGCCGGAGGGGCAGAAGCCGCAGGGCGAGCTGTGGGACGATTTTGCGCGCAGGATCAGCTACGTCACGGCCGACTTCAACGACACTCGGCACTTCACGGCGCTGAAAGACCGCCTCGCGGAGAATGACGAGCAGCTCGGCACCGCCGGGAACCACCTGTTCTACCTCGCGACGCCGCCGCCGGTCTTCCCGGAGATCATCAAACACCTCAAGCGGTCCGGGCTCGAAAAGAGCGACACGGGCTGGACGCGAGTGGTCGTCGAGAAGCCGTTCGGAACCGATCTCGAGTCGGCGCGCGTGCTGCAGAGCGCGATCGAGGCGGTCTTCCCCGAAAACGAGATCTACCGCATCGATCACTACCTGGGCAAGGAGCCGGTGCAAGACATCCTCGCGCTGCGCTTCGCCAACACGATCTTCGAGCCGATCTGGAACCGCAACTACGTGCAGAACGTCCAGATCACGTCGGCCGAATCTCTCGGCGTCGAGCTGCGCGGCGCGTATTACGATCACGCCGGCGCTCTGCGCGACATGATCCAGAACCACGTCATCAACCTGCTGGCCTTGGTCGCTATGGAGGCGCCGATCTCGTCGGCCGCCGACGACATCCGGGACGAGAAGTACAAGGTGCTCGCCGCGATCACGCCGTCGGCGCACGCCGCGGTGTTCTCGATGTCGGCACGCGGGCAGTACGGCCCCGGGACGATCGACGGACACGGCGTCAAGGGGTATCGCGAGGAGCCGGACGTCGCGCCCGACTCCA
It encodes:
- the gnd gene encoding decarboxylating 6-phosphogluconate dehydrogenase, with product MQLGMVGLGKMGEYMTQRLIGGGHKVVAYDRDPQAVARAAGDGATGADSLADMVAKLTESPKVAWVMVPAGTPTDDTIHALADAMGSGAIIIDGGNSNYKDGLRLYANCKAKGVSLIDAGTSGGVWGLQEGYCLMVGGDDAPVKHCEPIFLTLAPPNGYAHVGPPGAGHFSKMVHNGIEYGLLQAYGEGFEILKDSRYDYDLGQLAELWTHASVVRSWLLELLVLAFKQDPDLKDIRGYVEDTGEGRWTVEAAIDENVPAPVITLSLLARMASRQDESFSAKVVAALRNQFGGHAVKSEAHA
- the zwf gene encoding glucose-6-phosphate dehydrogenase encodes the protein MPDDKLATATRSTGDGAAVNPLREGLVSDRITNPCSAVFFGASGDLFKRMLLPAVYAMRLNGTLPTDFALVGFARTAYDNDGFRAYCRKQLELFMPEGQKPQGELWDDFARRISYVTADFNDTRHFTALKDRLAENDEQLGTAGNHLFYLATPPPVFPEIIKHLKRSGLEKSDTGWTRVVVEKPFGTDLESARVLQSAIEAVFPENEIYRIDHYLGKEPVQDILALRFANTIFEPIWNRNYVQNVQITSAESLGVELRGAYYDHAGALRDMIQNHVINLLALVAMEAPISSAADDIRDEKYKVLAAITPSAHAAVFSMSARGQYGPGTIDGHGVKGYREEPDVAPDSNTETFAAVKFYIENWRWAGVPFYLRSGKRLSRKVSEIAVTFKPIPHRFYGESTDRIEPDVLVIKIEPDEGISLRFEAKIPGPKEHVRSVYMDFNYGTGFGVQSPPAYERLIGDVMLGDQTLFTRWDAVERAWEIVTPILEVWQNTKDFSFPNYAAGSQGPESAHALFPDWRHL